Below is a genomic region from Brassica rapa cultivar Chiifu-401-42 chromosome A08, CAAS_Brap_v3.01, whole genome shotgun sequence.
tGCAGCCCCTGTACTTTCCCAAATATTAAATTGTATAGTTTTAGTTCGTAGTATAATTTAAGTATGTTTTATAAGTAAGATTAGTTTAGAATCTTCACAGTCATGAACCGCATGGTTAATATAAAAGGAAATGcaggattttttttatttctaaaatgtTGTTTATATAATCGTATTTTTGGAGGATAACGTCGTAGAATTTAGCTAAAATGTTAAAATCCcttgaaaaataaaaacgacATAGCTATTACTTCTATTAATGTAAAACTCTATTTTGTGGTAGGAGGAGCTGCTTTAGCAATTCTTGAACATTGTTCTTTGAGTGGAAAAAGTGGGTTGAATGGAAGTTTCGGTAAGCAATTGGCTTCGGCTTCCAAAAATGCTTTGCAACAAGAAGGACCTACATGTCCGAATTGTCCTGTGAGTATGGATGTGTAAATCTCTATAATGCATCCTGGAATATCCATCACTGAAGACCAACATTTTGCTACATCAGGTAATCCGGGAATACCGGGACTTGGTTGGAATGGGAGTGGAAAAGGAAATGGGATGGGAAACTGGGGTAGTTGAGCATTGGCAGAGACTACAACACAGACAAACaccataaagaaaaaaacatatttaatagACATTATGAGACgaggaaaaaagaagaagaaagatttttccaaatatatgagtctttatcgagtctgtGTTTTGATTGATGAGCAGATAGTACAATCCTTTGACAATTTATATTGAAtggaaagaaggttaagaaacATCTTTGGACTTTTATACTAAATTCAGTTACCTGttttcaaaagtaaaacaaaGCTGAAACCGATGAGACaaacaacattaaaaacaaataactaGTTGGGTTTTTAAGTCATGACAAAACTGATCAGACGAGTTTATAGTCTTACCGTTTTTGTTATGCTTCAATActattgttttcaaataatatcCCGTCTAAGACAAATAGctatctctctctatctatctatctctctctctctccctcttgaAACCATGGGCATGCAATCTTCCAATTTCTAGAGTCTTGATGGTATTTTGGTTTTCTATATGTTTAGACGCTAAACCACTTTTTATTAAgccaaaacaattatttttttaggaGAGATAACATGATAATTAGTTTTTGTAATAAGCTTGTGAGTAGAATTGTGTTGAAATTAACAGTTTAAACAGGCTAACTATATTGGCTTTTTTAGGTGGTGACTtctttaaaagagaaaaacatcATTTAGAAACAATTTAGTCATTAAACACACATATAAcgaaatcaaatattttttctattaacTATGATTCTTATGATTTAGATAGTAAATGCACAAGTCAATATAGAGATTGACATGTTCCAAGACAAGTCTTGAGTATTCGCAAGTGAATTCTTATAGTGCATATGTTTCTCAATGTTTCACGAAGAAGTTAGTTTTGAGTTTtcacatattttaataataaaaataatcatactttaatatataatatacatttaataaatttatatatgtagataCAGAAGTAGTAAAGTTacattaaaacacacaaaaatgctatttttatgaaacaaaaaaaaaacagaaaaagatgGGAAACTTTTACAGCTTGTATAAAAATTATGAATAGACTTCTTTCAGATTATTGTAAAATGAAACTCGGATCTTAAATCGATCATTCTCTTATGTTCttctttatatttattttgtagatGCAGCCCATGTACTTTCCCAAATATTAAATTGTATAGTTTTAGTTCGTAGTATAATTTAAGTATGTTTTATAAGTAAGATTAGTTTAGAATCTTCACAGTTATGAACCGCATGGTTAATATAAAAGGAAATGcaggattttttttatttctaaaatgcTGTTTATATAATCGTGTTTTTGGAGGATAACGTCGTAGAATTAAGCTAAAATGTTAAAATCCcttgaaaaataaaaacgacATAGCTATTACTTCTATTAATGTAAAACTCTATTTTGTGGCAGGAGGGGCTGCGTTAGTAATTCTTGAACATTGTTCTTTGAGAGGAAAAAGTGGGTTGAATGGAAGTTTCGGTAAGCAATTGGCTTCGGCTTCCAAAAATGCTTTGCAACAGGAAGGACCTACATGTCCGAATTGTCCTGTGAGTATGGATGTGTAAATCTCTATAATGCATCCTGGAATATCCATCACTGAAGACCAACATTTTGCTACATCAGGTAATCCGGGAATACCGGGACTTGGTTGGAATGGGAGTGGAAAAGGAAATGGGATGAGAAACTGGGGTAGTTGAGCATTGGCAGAGACTACAAAACAGACAAACaccataaagaaaaaaaacatatttaatagACATTATGAGACAacgaaaaaagaagaagaaagatttcTCCAAATATAtgagtctttatcgagtctgtGTTTTGATTGATGAGCAGATAGTACAATCCTTTGACTATTTATTTTGAAtggaaagaaggttaagaaacATCTTTGGACTTTTATACCAAATTTAATTACCTTttttcaaaagtaaaacaaaGGTGAAACCCATGagacaaacaaaattaaaaaaaaaataactagtTGGGTTTTTAAGTCATGACAAAACTGATCAGACGAGTTTATTGTCTTACCGTTTTTGTTATGCTTCAATActattgttttcaaataatcTCCCATCTAAGACAAATAGctatctctctctatctctctctctctctctcacacacacacactctctctctctctctccctcttgaAACCATGGGCATGCAATCTTCCAATTTGTAGAGTCTTGATGGTATTTTGGactgagtttgtgaagaacatgcaccggcaagtcaaggagactttggagaagaaggctgaacggaaccggattaagctcaacaaggggcacacagaagttatcttccaaccaggcgactgggtgtggctccacatgaggccagagcGGTTTCCGGAAGAAAGGAAGAGTAAATTATCCCCACAAGGGGACGGACCATTCCGAGTGATCgaccggatcaatgacaatgcctaccggctagaGCTGCCAGGTGCGTTCCAAGTTTCCCGGACGTTCAATGTGTCTTacttgtctccttatattgcagatgacagagatgttctgaggacagaacctgttcaagagggaggggatgttgtagtacccacgactgaggttcccatcatctgcaaaggtcctaccacaaggtccggttcaagagttataagggctggatttgccaaagctgtccatgagttgcttgcacaggaacaaaccgggttcaagcaactattgatccaggagttgtctgacttaaagctggaagacaccggcgaaccactagaggttccagaccctgtcCATTCAAGCCAGTACTCCTCCATCGGCCacaatgaagccggcctgaccatttccaccttcatgctcaacccatccaaccaacttgcttccggttcagagatatagccgaccatcagaaggagtagtatgtgttgtactctttttccttatcgggttttgtcccactgggttttcccgaaaggttttaatgaggcaacatgcaagcatactatgagttctgatccggacatctcaaaccgcgaccggtctattgtttttctttatttatttcggttaagactttggccatttgtctaggcctttttatcttttaaggTCCATTgaggaacacctatttaaacccttgtagttgccaattttcggctaagtcttttatgaaatcgtttttgctttagcaaagaaaccctaagtcttttagttgtgcgaaaccattgagagcagccgtgtgacatatcaaagagccgatccattgttctttgtggagtccatcgatccattccattccttgtccgaatcttgagagagacatacgtccagcaagagccggatccatatctatcttcctatccgaccttggcatcttgttgagagagacatacgtccagcaacagatcccatccgccaaaCTACTCTTTTctatatcttttgttttagatttcattcatccaatctataaaacccaaaaagaatcatatcttgcttATTTACCATTCATCCATTAGTCCATCGGTTCCTGTTCTTGTTCTAGTGAAAAACTCATTAaagttcatatttgtttcaggtACAACACAAGCAAGAGACGACCCGGCCAGTACCATCCATCCGAGCCAAAGCTGacccgcggaacggccatccgtccgtccgACAATCCGTCCGCTCGACcatccgacccgtgcctacaacagaACTCACCTGAAGGGTGTGTACAAAGGAGTGCTTCTCATTGCCACTGCTCAGGATCcagatcatcatcattatctcCTTGCTTTTGCGGTAGTAGATGGTGAGAAAAATGCAAGCTGGGAGTGGTTTTTGACTATATTAAAAACTTTGATACCAGATGATCCTCAGCTTGTATTTTGTACTGATAGAAACCAAAGCATCATCAAGAAAGTACACGAAGTTTACCCATTGGTGATCCATGGATATTGCAATTATCACTTGTCTAATAATGTCAGCGGAGCTTGCAGCAATGTTAACAAGATAGGGGTTGccaaaaaatttagaaatattgcTGGTATTTACAGTGAGGTGGAGTTCAGAAAACGCTACAACGATTTCAGGAAAATGTATCCTCAAGCGGCCGAGTATCTAGATGACAGTGTTCATGAGACCAAA
It encodes:
- the LOC103833390 gene encoding uncharacterized protein LOC103833390, whose protein sequence is MFFFFMVFVCFVVSANAQLPQFLIPFPFPLPFQPSPGIPGLPDVAKCWSSVMDIPGCIIEIYTSILTGQFGHVGPSCCKAFLEAEANCLPKLPFNPLFPLKEQCSRITNAAPPATK
- the LOC117127307 gene encoding uncharacterized protein LOC117127307, producing the protein MSIKYVFFFMVFVCVVVSANAQLPQFPIPFPFPLPFQPSPGIPGLPDVAKCWSSVMDIPGCIIEIYTSILTGQFGHVGPSCCKAFLEAEANCLPKLPFNPLFPLKEQCSRIAKAAPPTTK